The Thermoleophilum album genome includes a window with the following:
- the leuB gene encoding 3-isopropylmalate dehydrogenase, with protein MAKRRIVLLPGDGIGPEIMASARAVLERLGEFEFEEHLVGGASIDRYGTPLTDQTLAACKRADAVLLAAVGGPKWDTTDPQAPRPEQGLLRLRRELGLFANLRPVRPLPALLDASPLKREVVEGCDLLVVRELTGGIYFGERGREGERAYDTCVYTVGEIERIARVAFRSARRRVTSIDKANVLETSRLWREVVERVGRQEFPHLELEHMLVDNAAMQLVANPRQFDVILAENMFGDILSDEAAMLTGSLGMLPSASLGEPGKPGLFEPVHGSAPDIAGQGIANPLAMLGSVVLMLRHGLAMADQAARLQSAIERALEEGLRTRDLGGSATTEEATRAVLAHL; from the coding sequence ATGGCTAAGCGACGCATCGTCTTACTGCCAGGCGATGGGATCGGTCCCGAGATCATGGCCTCCGCGAGGGCTGTGCTCGAGCGCCTCGGTGAGTTCGAATTTGAGGAGCATCTCGTCGGGGGGGCTTCGATCGACCGCTACGGGACTCCTCTCACCGACCAAACTCTCGCCGCCTGCAAGCGCGCTGACGCGGTGCTGCTGGCGGCCGTCGGTGGACCAAAGTGGGACACCACCGACCCGCAAGCACCGCGACCGGAACAAGGCTTGTTGCGCCTTCGTCGTGAGCTCGGTCTGTTCGCCAACCTGCGGCCAGTCCGGCCGCTGCCGGCGCTACTCGACGCGAGTCCATTGAAGCGGGAGGTGGTGGAGGGCTGCGATCTGCTGGTCGTGCGCGAACTGACCGGCGGCATCTACTTCGGCGAGCGTGGCCGCGAGGGGGAGCGCGCCTACGACACCTGCGTCTACACGGTCGGCGAAATCGAGCGCATCGCACGCGTCGCCTTCCGCAGCGCACGGCGGCGAGTTACGAGCATCGACAAGGCCAACGTGCTCGAGACCTCACGGCTTTGGCGCGAGGTCGTGGAGCGGGTCGGGCGGCAAGAGTTCCCGCACCTCGAGCTCGAGCACATGCTGGTCGACAATGCTGCGATGCAACTGGTGGCGAACCCGCGGCAGTTCGACGTGATCCTGGCGGAGAACATGTTCGGCGACATCCTCTCCGACGAGGCGGCAATGCTCACCGGCTCGCTTGGCATGCTGCCCTCCGCTTCGCTCGGTGAGCCGGGTAAGCCGGGGCTCTTCGAACCCGTTCACGGCTCCGCACCCGACATTGCTGGGCAGGGAATCGCCAATCCGTTGGCGATGCTCGGCTCGGTCGTGCTGATGCTGCGCCACGGACTTGCTATGGCTGACCAAGCGGCCCGTTTACAATCGGCGATCGAACGCGCGCTCGAGGAGGGTTTGCGCACGCGCGACCTGGGCGGGAGCGCGACGACCGAGGAGGCCACGAGAGCGGTCCTCGCCCACCTCTGA